One Eurosta solidaginis isolate ZX-2024a chromosome 5, ASM4086904v1, whole genome shotgun sequence DNA segment encodes these proteins:
- the LOC137251673 gene encoding uncharacterized protein — MLTVRKLGQKLNNFFQQHYPYIWFVSIFTVVFIGFLHYELKHNSRDLIYWKDLLEFCYNELEHFALILIMVVVLIKVVFLAFIIVMNSRSFTWFDELSQLEVKKRYADFLFIRLIADIDKIESKYLRCAKENEIASLKSFILAHEDMRKTIDNFRKDARKLLTPNEIEVSLPIEEVYGLMEDEARFMRRSRFNHMDISADDELIKSLVNP, encoded by the coding sequence ATGCTCACAGTTCGAAAACTCGGCCAAaagcttaataatttttttcaacaaCACTATCCATACATTTGGTTCGTGTCCATTTTTACCGTCGTTTTTATCGGCTTCCTGCACTACGAACTCAAACACAATAGTCGTGATTTGATTTATTGGAAGGATTTGCTCGAATTTTGCTATAATGAATTGGAACATTTCGCGCTCATACTCATCATGGTTGTTGTACTCATCAAAGTGGTTTTCCTAGCCTTCATCATCGTCATGAATTCACGTTCGTTCACATGGTTTGATGAGCTCTCACAGTTGGAGGTAAAGAAACGTTATGCCGATTTTCTATTCATACGCCTAATTGCTGATATCGATAAAATTGAATCGAAATATTTGCGTTGTGCCAAAGAGAATGAAATTGCATCGttgaaaagttttattttagcacACGAAGATATGCGTAAGACAATCGATAATTTTCGTAAGGACGCTCGTAAATTATTGACGCCAAATGAAATCGAAGTATCGTTGCCCATTgaagaggtctatggtctgatggAGGATGAAGCTCGTTTTATGCGTCGTTCACGCTTCAATCATATGGATATATCAGCTGATGATGAGCTAATCAAGTCATTGGTGAATCcataa
- the LOC137254406 gene encoding uncharacterized protein — MLLKEFIILLLCTSTTGEQLVRGLRISLHATQAPKERIEEIEENLKGKQVQKYLFAEKSEKTDNEDLNKNSTQLSSERFPHRHERKLAHRKARESSQPGFMSTQPQILFAEEPQTFSIIEQLKLDEIRDGEAALHFDQSQLKAGKKKRKKKIKNKRKPIGEETTVFYTQLTTKKPHYYYSTWTTTKKPKKVKYFVHKKHALKKKKKEYLNHLKQVLYPFVKFIAFFTVLNPFTLKVFLFTLISPVVFGFLGFMALSLLVKPTLHLIFDVKKHVNQIKAKKWREKKRRESWHRNRRPITIHKHYYKNVVLPQTPPKVKWQPKPLPHPNWPEWVRSDEVDLRPTSQKPVRHAAYRPIAFGPSRYSFNPILPDVADKIEDWNHSEIQLDRFKPRNQAQIVASERLPAVRTTILRPLSALVNRRRSPLRNTNKYSVTPLRVSSEMMKPPFL; from the coding sequence ATGCTGTTGAAGGAATTCATAATTTTGCTGTTGTGCACATCGACGACAGGAGAGCAACTAGTAAGAGGATTGAGGATAAGCTTACATGCCACACAAGCGCCAAAAGAGCGTATTGAAGAGATAGAGGAAAACTTAAAAGGCAAACAAGTACAAAAATATCTGTTTgctgaaaaaagtgaaaaaactgACAATGAAGATTTAAACAAGAACTCTACGCAGTTGAGTAGTGAGAGATTCCCTCACAGGCACGAAAGAAAACTAGCACATAGAAAAGCTCGTGAAAGCTCACAACCTGGGTTTATGTCAACTCAGCCGCAAATATTGTTCGCTGAGGAACCACAAACATTTAGTATAATCGAGCAATTAAAATTAGATGAAATACGCGATGGTGAAGCAGCCTTACACTTCGATCAAAGCCAACTGAAGGCTGGCAAAAAGAAAAggaagaagaagataaagaataaACGAAAACCTATAGGGGAAGAGACCACCGTATTTTATACgcaattaacaacaaaaaaacccCATTACTACTATTCCACATGGACAACCACAAAGAAACCGAAAAAGGTCAAATACTTCGTACATAAAAAACATGCgcttaagaagaagaaaaaagaataTTTAAACCATCTCAAGCAAGTACTCTATCCATTTGTCAAATTCATTGCCTTCTTCACCGTGCTCAATCCATTCACATTGAAAGTATTCCTCTTCACACTCATATCACCAGTAGTTTTTGGTTTTCTCGGTTTTATGGCTCTTAGCTTGCTGGTTAAACCAACTCTGCACCTTATTTTTGATGTAAAAAAGCATGTCAATCAAATTAAGGCGAAGAAGTGGCGTGAGAAGAAACGACGTGAAAGTTGGCATCGAAATCGACGGCCCATAACAATACACAAACATTATTACAAAAATGTGGTGTTGCCGCAAACGCCACCCAAAGTGAAATGGCAACCGAAACCATTACCACACCCCAATTGGCCTGAATGGGTGCGTTCGGATGAAGTTGATTTGAGACCAACGTCACAGAAGCCAGTGCGGCATGCAGCTTACAGACCAATTGCGTTCGGACCATCAAGATATTCATTTAATCCGATTCTACCAGATGTTGCAGACAAAATTGAAGATTGGAATCATAGTGAAATACAATTGGATAGGTTTAAGCCTAGAAACCAAGCGCAAATCGTAGCGAGTGAGAGATTACCAGCAGTGCGCACTACTATTCTGCGGCCACTCTCTGCATTGGTTAATCGTCGCAGGAGTCCACTGCGTAACACAAATAAATATTCTGTGACACCGTTAAGAGTTTCAAGTGAAATGATGAAACCTCCTTTTTTATAG